The following proteins are encoded in a genomic region of Sorangiineae bacterium MSr12523:
- the ybaK gene encoding Cys-tRNA(Pro) deacylase, which translates to MKTNAARILDRLGIRYELKEYEVDESDLTAATVARKVGLPPEQVFKTLCARGDRHGVCFAVVPGDAELDLKALAALAQDRKTEMVALKEVQPLTGYIRGGVTALAAKKDYPVYVDETVMLFDVISISAGVRGTQIFLAPDDYVRATKAKLGAISKAP; encoded by the coding sequence ATGAAGACGAACGCCGCACGCATTTTGGATCGACTCGGAATTCGCTACGAGCTCAAGGAATACGAGGTGGACGAGTCGGATCTGACGGCGGCCACGGTGGCGCGGAAGGTGGGACTTCCGCCGGAGCAGGTGTTCAAGACGCTTTGCGCACGCGGTGATCGCCACGGGGTTTGCTTTGCCGTGGTGCCGGGCGATGCCGAATTGGATCTGAAGGCGCTGGCTGCGCTCGCCCAAGATCGCAAAACGGAGATGGTCGCGCTGAAAGAGGTGCAGCCGCTCACCGGCTACATCCGCGGCGGCGTGACCGCGCTCGCCGCAAAAAAGGACTACCCCGTGTACGTGGACGAGACGGTGATGCTGTTCGACGTCATCTCCATTTCGGCGGGCGTGCGCGGCACCCAGATTTTCCTCGCGCCCGACGACTACGTGCGGGCAACGAAGGCGAAGCTGGGCGCGATCTCCAAAGCTCCGTAA
- a CDS encoding ribokinase gives MIATPGICVLGSSNMDLVAFAERAPSLGETVMGTRFLTVPGGKGANQAIAAARAGGAVRMIGAVGGDNFGRALRGVLRASGVDDTALRETTEPTGIAHIVVDGGGSNAIIVIAGANGTVTSLSVHDEGIVTSSSVLLLQLELPIEAAIAGAAAAHRAGVRVILTPAPSRPIPDALFANVDLLAPNQHELADITGIRDPKTALVSLLEKVPAAVVTLGSEGCLYGARGLPPFHVPAPKVDAVDTTAAGDTFVGVLAVALAEGRDIVEALHRANAAAALSVQRAGASSSMPARDEIDAFLLRLAGRA, from the coding sequence ATGATTGCCACGCCCGGTATCTGCGTTCTCGGCAGCAGCAATATGGACCTCGTGGCCTTCGCCGAGCGTGCGCCTTCGCTCGGGGAGACCGTGATGGGCACCCGCTTTCTCACGGTGCCAGGTGGCAAAGGTGCGAACCAAGCCATCGCGGCGGCGCGTGCGGGGGGCGCGGTGCGCATGATTGGCGCCGTCGGCGGCGATAACTTTGGGCGTGCGCTTCGCGGTGTCTTGCGCGCTTCCGGCGTCGACGACACCGCGTTGCGCGAAACGACGGAGCCCACCGGCATCGCCCACATCGTCGTGGACGGTGGCGGCAGCAACGCCATCATCGTCATTGCCGGTGCAAACGGCACCGTCACCTCACTCAGCGTGCACGACGAGGGCATCGTCACCAGCAGCTCCGTCCTGCTCCTGCAACTCGAGCTCCCCATCGAAGCCGCCATCGCCGGCGCCGCCGCTGCGCATCGCGCGGGCGTGCGCGTCATTCTCACCCCCGCGCCGTCGCGGCCCATCCCCGATGCGCTGTTCGCGAACGTCGATTTGCTCGCGCCCAATCAGCACGAGCTCGCAGACATCACGGGCATTCGCGATCCGAAGACCGCCCTGGTCTCGCTTCTCGAAAAGGTGCCTGCCGCCGTCGTGACCCTGGGCTCGGAAGGGTGCCTCTACGGCGCACGCGGCCTTCCGCCGTTCCACGTGCCCGCGCCCAAGGTCGATGCCGTCGATACGACCGCCGCGGGCGACACCTTCGTCGGCGTGCTCGCCGTGGCGCTGGCCGAGGGCCGCGACATCGTCGAAGCTCTTCACCGCGCCAACGCCGCGGCGGCCCTTTCCGTGCAGCGCGCAGGCGCGAGCAGCTCCATGCCCGCCCGCGACGAAATCGACGCGTTTCTCCTGCGCCTCGCAGGACGCGCTTGA
- a CDS encoding formylglycine-generating enzyme family protein produces the protein MTSRWRWFAVAVAGVAGVSLTYVTSCYDFAYSPGGEDGSLPDSGSGEDVQQPQDAGFDSGCPSTRGPSMVQAHGLGPDASKFCIDSTEVTREQYAAFLAANVATTGQPKACAFNKSFVPGDGFWPDGGTRTGNHPVTGADWCDAYAYCKWAGKRLCGDIKGGPHPLGKVNESPDADTSQWRLACTHAEDSEHLAPQQDFPYGGTYNSRACNGKDQALGTTAPVASQPDCVGGFPGIYDMSGNANEWEDSCGSNDDDAGPEADPCVCRGGSYVQNEPKMHCAQPFTCRRDYEGVDVGFRCCK, from the coding sequence ATGACGTCTCGCTGGCGTTGGTTTGCCGTAGCCGTCGCCGGTGTGGCGGGCGTGTCGCTCACCTATGTGACGAGCTGTTACGACTTCGCGTATTCGCCGGGCGGCGAGGACGGCTCATTGCCGGATAGCGGCTCGGGGGAGGATGTGCAGCAGCCCCAGGATGCCGGCTTCGACTCGGGGTGCCCCAGCACGCGCGGGCCGTCGATGGTACAGGCACACGGCCTCGGCCCCGACGCGTCGAAATTCTGCATCGACTCGACCGAGGTGACGCGCGAGCAATACGCCGCGTTCCTCGCCGCCAATGTTGCCACCACCGGGCAGCCCAAAGCTTGCGCGTTCAACAAGAGCTTCGTGCCCGGCGACGGTTTCTGGCCGGATGGAGGCACGCGAACGGGCAACCACCCGGTCACGGGCGCAGATTGGTGCGACGCCTACGCGTACTGCAAATGGGCGGGCAAGAGGTTGTGCGGCGACATCAAAGGAGGTCCGCACCCCCTCGGCAAAGTCAACGAGTCGCCGGATGCAGATACATCGCAGTGGCGTCTGGCCTGTACCCACGCCGAAGACAGCGAGCATCTGGCCCCGCAGCAGGACTTCCCGTACGGCGGCACCTACAACTCGCGCGCGTGCAACGGCAAGGATCAAGCCCTTGGAACCACGGCTCCCGTGGCGAGCCAGCCCGACTGCGTCGGTGGCTTTCCTGGAATCTACGACATGAGCGGCAACGCCAACGAGTGGGAAGATTCCTGCGGATCGAACGATGACGATGCCGGACCGGAGGCGGATCCCTGCGTATGCCGCGGCGGCAGCTACGTGCAAAATGAACCCAAGATGCACTGCGCCCAACCCTTCACGTGCCGGCGCGATTACGAGGGTGTCGACGTCGGCTTCCGGTGCTGCAAATGA
- a CDS encoding M20/M25/M40 family metallo-hydrolase — MARTTDPISLLEHLIRVDTHNPGGDEPKLAALLAEELGARAPDDVTVVEVPRTSGGARGAYVYARWGEPDLLVNAHIDTVPVNAGWTGNPFEPWRKDGRVYGLGACDTKGAIASILTALDVVRPRNVGVLFSGDEEVSSTCMTAFLASAYTKGIARAIVCEPTSVRVGVRHRGILGIKATLRGEGGHSSRADTMRAPLAELARVAVAWDDWGKAQRGRGPAGFTGMCTNIAGLEGGVAFNVVPERAVLTASFRPPPGANVNAVGDELVTLAKEHCPDASFDSLIGRPSFETRELGAFGPYLGARASAPIDVAFWTEAAQLSAAGIDAVVFGPGDIAQAHAPDEWVLESDLLAARDAFVQVFQQSVQSR, encoded by the coding sequence ATGGCACGCACCACGGATCCGATTTCCCTGTTGGAGCACCTGATACGCGTCGACACGCACAACCCGGGCGGGGACGAGCCCAAGCTGGCGGCCTTGCTGGCCGAGGAGCTCGGCGCACGCGCCCCGGACGATGTCACGGTGGTCGAGGTGCCGCGGACCAGCGGGGGTGCGCGTGGCGCGTACGTGTACGCACGCTGGGGCGAGCCAGATCTCTTGGTGAACGCGCACATCGATACGGTGCCCGTGAATGCGGGCTGGACGGGCAATCCGTTCGAGCCATGGCGCAAGGATGGGCGCGTCTACGGGCTGGGCGCGTGCGACACGAAGGGGGCCATCGCCTCGATTTTGACGGCGCTCGATGTCGTGCGGCCGCGCAACGTTGGGGTGCTTTTTTCCGGCGATGAAGAGGTGAGCAGCACCTGCATGACCGCGTTTCTCGCGAGCGCCTACACGAAGGGCATCGCCCGGGCCATCGTTTGCGAGCCCACCAGCGTGCGCGTTGGGGTGAGGCACCGCGGCATCCTCGGCATCAAGGCGACCTTGCGTGGGGAGGGCGGGCACTCCTCGCGGGCCGACACGATGCGTGCGCCGCTGGCCGAGCTGGCGCGGGTGGCCGTGGCCTGGGACGACTGGGGCAAGGCCCAGCGCGGTCGTGGTCCGGCCGGGTTCACGGGCATGTGCACGAACATCGCGGGGCTCGAGGGCGGGGTGGCCTTCAACGTGGTGCCCGAGCGCGCGGTGCTCACGGCCTCGTTCCGCCCGCCGCCCGGCGCCAACGTGAATGCGGTGGGCGACGAGTTGGTGACCTTGGCGAAGGAGCATTGCCCGGACGCGTCGTTCGATTCGCTCATCGGCCGGCCATCCTTCGAAACGCGCGAGCTCGGTGCCTTCGGGCCTTACCTGGGCGCGCGCGCATCCGCGCCGATCGACGTGGCCTTCTGGACCGAGGCGGCGCAGCTTTCGGCCGCGGGCATCGATGCGGTGGTGTTCGGCCCCGGCGATATCGCGCAGGCCCACGCGCCCGACGAGTGGGTGCTCGAGAGCGATCTTTTGGCCGCGCGTGATGCGTTCGTCCAAGTCTTCCAGCAGAGCGTGCAGAGCCGATGA
- a CDS encoding ATP-binding protein, whose amino-acid sequence MKISIKSKLNAMLLALVAVMSAGSLFVYYFLTASIAPYDRIFDNLLMVSRVPGLVSDVDREVDSYERAPRSETKMRVEMHLQELHRICDEARNNTPAAHLDSISTIHGIEGLVRSLEEHTSLAIGYVDRQERTPALVESIELIDKIVDYSRRDVDAYVAEELQNLVPIRAAIVRNNRALSRGLQAAILIIAVASLLLGIWFVNRTIVRPLGEIISVSKKLAAGNLQQEIAVTERDEIGDLASAFREMQEAITRLLRETESLFAAFRGGEMEMRGKEHAYSGSFRHLVLGINNVIDAVAARSDEARCANDALSSLNSELSAKNELLYSQIEERKRFQRERDAMHADLLVTARKAGMAEIATGVLHNIGNALNSVNISSQVTSSLVAESKIKDVERLAELLDAHRGDLGTFLTGDERGKLVPAFVRSLAGALADEQARVLAELGNLQAMVDHAKTIVTWQQNYAGVSGAVEEVEPSVLVEDALMVARVEHDRTMPIVVQKDYGTVPPVLVERHKVVQILVNLFSNARDAIQAAGREQGVVGIRIRELHENGNAGIAIEVSDNGDGIPSENMKDIFRYGFSTRQHGHGFGLHSCAFAAGELNGALTADSEGQDKGARFTLRLPARPRSFSGVAEKDGAVNTGA is encoded by the coding sequence ATGAAAATATCGATCAAATCGAAACTCAACGCCATGCTGCTCGCCCTGGTGGCGGTCATGAGCGCGGGTTCTTTGTTCGTATATTACTTTCTCACCGCCAGCATCGCGCCATACGATCGCATTTTCGACAATCTGCTCATGGTCAGCCGGGTGCCCGGATTGGTATCCGACGTGGATCGCGAAGTCGATTCGTACGAGCGCGCCCCGCGGTCCGAAACGAAAATGCGGGTCGAGATGCATTTGCAGGAATTGCATCGTATTTGCGACGAAGCCCGAAACAATACGCCTGCCGCGCACCTCGATAGCATATCGACGATTCACGGCATCGAGGGCCTGGTGCGCAGCCTGGAGGAGCATACCTCGCTGGCCATCGGCTACGTCGACCGGCAGGAGCGCACACCGGCCTTGGTGGAGAGTATCGAGCTGATAGACAAGATCGTCGACTACTCGCGGCGCGACGTGGATGCGTACGTGGCCGAGGAGCTGCAAAACCTGGTGCCCATTCGCGCGGCCATCGTGCGGAACAATCGGGCGCTCTCGCGCGGTCTCCAAGCGGCGATTTTGATCATTGCCGTGGCGTCGTTGCTATTGGGGATATGGTTCGTCAATCGCACGATCGTGCGGCCGCTCGGCGAGATCATATCCGTGTCGAAAAAGCTCGCCGCGGGGAATCTGCAGCAGGAAATCGCCGTCACGGAGCGCGACGAAATTGGCGATTTGGCATCGGCATTTCGAGAGATGCAGGAAGCCATTACCCGGCTTTTGCGGGAAACGGAGAGCTTGTTCGCGGCCTTTCGTGGCGGCGAGATGGAGATGCGCGGCAAGGAGCACGCGTACTCGGGAAGCTTTCGGCACTTGGTGTTGGGCATCAACAACGTGATCGACGCCGTGGCCGCGCGCAGCGACGAGGCGCGGTGCGCGAACGACGCGCTGTCGTCGTTGAACAGCGAGCTTTCGGCGAAGAACGAGCTCCTGTATTCGCAAATCGAGGAGCGAAAGCGCTTCCAGCGAGAACGCGATGCGATGCACGCGGATCTGCTGGTCACCGCACGAAAAGCGGGCATGGCGGAGATTGCCACGGGCGTATTGCACAACATCGGCAATGCGCTCAACAGCGTGAACATCTCCAGCCAAGTCACGAGTTCGCTGGTGGCGGAGTCGAAGATCAAGGACGTGGAACGGCTGGCCGAGCTGCTGGACGCGCACCGGGGAGATCTCGGGACGTTCCTGACCGGTGACGAGCGCGGAAAACTGGTGCCCGCGTTCGTGCGCAGCCTCGCTGGAGCGCTCGCCGACGAGCAAGCGCGCGTGCTGGCCGAGCTGGGGAATCTGCAGGCCATGGTCGACCACGCGAAGACTATCGTGACGTGGCAGCAGAATTACGCGGGTGTGAGCGGCGCGGTCGAGGAAGTGGAGCCCTCGGTGCTGGTGGAGGATGCGCTCATGGTCGCGCGGGTGGAGCACGACCGCACGATGCCCATCGTGGTGCAGAAGGATTACGGTACGGTTCCCCCGGTGTTGGTCGAGCGCCACAAGGTGGTGCAGATCCTCGTCAATCTGTTCAGCAATGCGCGGGACGCGATTCAGGCGGCCGGGCGCGAGCAAGGCGTGGTGGGGATTCGTATTCGCGAGTTGCACGAGAACGGCAATGCGGGAATCGCCATCGAGGTGAGTGACAACGGAGATGGTATTCCGTCCGAGAACATGAAGGACATATTTCGATATGGCTTTTCCACCCGCCAGCATGGCCACGGATTCGGCCTGCACAGCTGCGCCTTCGCTGCCGGCGAGCTGAATGGCGCGCTGACCGCGGACAGCGAAGGGCAGGACAAGGGTGCACGTTTCACCTTGCGGCTGCCTGCGAGGCCGCGGTCATTCTCCGGCGTTGCGGAGAAAGATGGGGCGGTCAATACTGGGGCGTGA
- a CDS encoding sugar ABC transporter substrate-binding protein yields MRKNVALGAVACALVLAAGFVGLKASTSVQASGARAGSDVPEAFRKRPRVVAIVEFSSSAHASQYLEGVKSEAASLGLALEVMDARNDRKAMSDMLDNAVLQKVDGILISHGDPELLRKGAERAVARGIPIVSFDNELPLPEVTMMDQNDHKIAEIGLTRLLKDTGGKANIVHIWVPGFAPMEKRMQTYTRMMTEAPGIHEVERFGKATNNSALQTEVQMTEVLKKHPKGTIDAVWATWDEFARGATAAIRKAGRSEIKVYGIDVANEDLEMIQDPESPWVATVGCPAAAVGRVQVRILGYRIAGRPVPHYYSLEPVMVAREMLPPGRGEKVTLESLHRFVPAFGDTTDFTEPWIMALKEKNKK; encoded by the coding sequence ATGAGGAAAAATGTGGCTTTGGGGGCGGTTGCCTGCGCGCTGGTACTGGCGGCAGGCTTCGTCGGCCTGAAGGCCTCGACCTCCGTGCAGGCATCGGGCGCCCGAGCCGGCTCCGATGTTCCCGAGGCCTTTCGCAAGCGCCCGCGTGTCGTGGCCATCGTGGAGTTTTCATCGTCGGCGCATGCCTCCCAATACTTGGAGGGCGTGAAGAGCGAGGCCGCATCGCTCGGGCTCGCATTGGAGGTGATGGACGCGCGCAACGACCGCAAGGCGATGTCGGACATGCTCGACAATGCCGTGCTGCAGAAGGTCGACGGCATTCTCATTTCGCATGGCGATCCCGAGCTACTCCGCAAGGGCGCCGAACGCGCGGTGGCGCGGGGAATTCCCATCGTCAGCTTCGACAACGAGCTTCCGCTCCCCGAAGTGACGATGATGGATCAGAACGATCACAAAATCGCCGAAATCGGCCTGACCCGATTGCTGAAGGACACGGGCGGAAAGGCGAACATCGTTCACATCTGGGTGCCGGGATTTGCCCCGATGGAAAAGCGCATGCAGACGTACACGCGCATGATGACCGAGGCCCCCGGCATCCACGAGGTCGAGCGATTCGGCAAGGCCACGAACAACAGTGCGCTGCAGACCGAAGTGCAGATGACCGAGGTGCTGAAGAAGCACCCCAAGGGCACCATCGATGCCGTGTGGGCCACATGGGACGAGTTCGCTCGCGGGGCCACGGCGGCCATCCGCAAGGCTGGGCGTTCCGAGATCAAGGTCTATGGCATCGACGTGGCCAATGAAGATTTGGAGATGATTCAAGATCCGGAAAGCCCCTGGGTCGCCACGGTGGGATGTCCGGCGGCGGCGGTCGGCCGCGTGCAGGTGCGCATTCTCGGCTACCGAATCGCTGGGCGACCCGTGCCCCATTACTATTCACTCGAGCCCGTAATGGTGGCCCGCGAAATGCTCCCACCTGGACGCGGCGAAAAGGTGACCCTGGAGTCGCTTCACCGTTTCGTGCCCGCATTCGGTGATACGACGGATTTCACGGAGCCGTGGATTATGGCATTGAAAGAGAAGAACAAAAAGTAG
- a CDS encoding response regulator produces the protein MGKTRADFGSYPPPSDSRSPRSGSSSGPASGPASGPASRRGSDYFPKSAVEGPRRILVVDDNVAIHEDFRKVLCPVPADPSLGSLESALFGSGPSSSRDPSLDYVLDTATQGQAGYELVVRACERGRPYALAFVDMKMPPGWDGVETIKHMIDRDPDLEVVICSAYSDYSWHDVIRRLNRTGLRLLKKPFDSKDVLDLAWSLTSRWLRKARAKVT, from the coding sequence GTGGGGAAAACGCGCGCCGATTTTGGGAGCTATCCGCCCCCGTCCGATTCGCGCTCACCGAGATCGGGCTCGTCATCCGGGCCCGCGTCGGGACCGGCATCCGGTCCCGCTTCCCGGCGTGGCTCGGATTACTTCCCGAAGAGCGCGGTCGAAGGGCCCCGGCGCATCCTCGTGGTCGACGACAACGTGGCGATTCACGAGGATTTTCGAAAGGTTCTCTGTCCGGTGCCGGCCGATCCGAGCCTCGGTAGCCTGGAGAGCGCCCTGTTCGGCAGCGGCCCTTCGTCCTCGCGCGATCCGAGCTTGGACTACGTGCTCGACACGGCCACCCAAGGCCAAGCCGGCTACGAACTGGTCGTGCGCGCCTGCGAGCGCGGCCGTCCGTACGCCTTGGCCTTCGTCGACATGAAGATGCCGCCCGGCTGGGATGGGGTGGAGACGATCAAACACATGATCGATCGCGATCCCGATCTGGAAGTGGTGATCTGCAGCGCCTACTCCGACTATTCGTGGCACGACGTCATTCGTCGCCTCAATCGGACGGGATTGCGTTTGCTCAAAAAGCCATTCGACAGCAAAGACGTACTCGATCTGGCGTGGTCCTTGACGTCCAGGTGGCTCCGCAAAGCCCGCGCGAAGGTTACCTGA
- a CDS encoding metallo-mystery pair system four-Cys motif protein codes for MGSEPFRCTQPYTQLGTAKVTADLLDFRFYVHDVRLVTRDGREAPVTLTQDKKWQYENVALLDFEDKTGTCANGTVDTNTRVVGTVPPGDYTGLRFRLGVPFALNHGNAATAPSPLNLSGLFWIWNAGYKFLRVDARVQQRALLADAGDAGGDAGAPPVFPVHIGSTGCQGDAQDGGVTDCSRRNVADIELASFDVTKNKVVVDYAALVAGTELTAGGGMGCMSSPEDATCKEIFAHLGLDLASGKPAAGQAFFRAE; via the coding sequence GTGGGAAGCGAACCCTTTCGATGCACGCAGCCGTACACGCAGCTTGGCACCGCCAAAGTGACCGCGGACCTTCTCGATTTTCGCTTCTACGTGCACGACGTCCGGCTGGTGACGCGCGACGGGCGTGAGGCACCGGTGACGCTGACGCAGGACAAGAAGTGGCAATACGAGAACGTCGCCCTGCTCGACTTCGAGGACAAGACCGGCACCTGTGCGAACGGCACCGTCGACACGAACACGCGCGTCGTGGGAACGGTGCCCCCGGGTGATTATACCGGGCTGCGATTCCGGCTCGGCGTGCCCTTCGCGTTGAACCACGGCAATGCGGCCACGGCGCCTTCGCCGCTCAATTTGTCGGGCCTGTTTTGGATCTGGAACGCCGGGTACAAGTTTTTGCGCGTCGATGCGCGCGTTCAGCAAAGGGCGCTGCTCGCGGATGCCGGCGACGCAGGCGGCGATGCGGGTGCACCGCCCGTGTTTCCCGTGCACATTGGCAGCACCGGTTGCCAAGGCGATGCGCAGGACGGCGGCGTGACGGATTGCTCGCGGCGCAACGTGGCGGACATCGAGCTCGCCTCGTTCGACGTCACGAAGAACAAGGTCGTGGTCGACTACGCGGCGCTCGTCGCGGGCACCGAGCTCACCGCGGGTGGTGGCATGGGCTGCATGTCCTCGCCGGAAGATGCGACGTGCAAGGAGATTTTCGCGCACCTCGGACTCGATCTCGCCAGCGGCAAGCCCGCCGCCGGCCAAGCCTTCTTCCGCGCGGAGTAA
- a CDS encoding di-heme enzyme → MKRALPALPALATAFAASAVAWLGCGGSSSSPSDSKPKEYEWKLPQGFPVPKVPEDNPMSQDKVDLGRHLFYDTRLSGNGTYSCSSCHVQEKAFTDGRRRALGSTNETHPRGSMSLTNVAYATTLAWANDLLTSLEKQTMVPMFGETPVELGLAGQEAQMLERLRAEPYYPAAFARAFPGDPEPFTTQRVVQAISAFERTMISGQSPYDRFAFQGDKNAISESAKRGRDLFFSETLECFHCHGNFNFSDSISHSGSAFTETMFHNTGLYNIDGKGAFPPDNVGLMEISHKDSDMGRFKAPTLRNIAVTAPYMHDGSVSTLEEALDHYAAAGRTITTGPYAGNGSKSPLKSDLVVGFVITAEQKADVIHFLESLTDTEFLHDPRFSNPWTAGERP, encoded by the coding sequence ATGAAACGCGCCCTTCCCGCTCTTCCTGCTCTTGCCACCGCGTTCGCCGCCTCGGCGGTGGCGTGGCTCGGGTGCGGCGGGTCGTCGTCGTCGCCATCGGACTCGAAGCCGAAGGAGTACGAGTGGAAGCTCCCCCAAGGCTTTCCCGTGCCGAAGGTGCCGGAGGACAACCCCATGTCGCAGGACAAAGTCGACCTGGGGCGGCACCTCTTTTACGACACGCGATTGTCCGGCAATGGGACGTATTCATGCTCGTCATGCCACGTCCAGGAGAAGGCCTTCACCGACGGACGCCGGCGCGCGCTCGGGTCGACGAACGAGACGCATCCACGCGGCTCGATGAGCCTCACCAACGTGGCGTATGCGACGACCTTGGCGTGGGCGAATGACCTTTTGACGTCGCTCGAGAAGCAAACGATGGTGCCGATGTTCGGCGAGACGCCCGTGGAGCTGGGGCTCGCCGGGCAGGAAGCGCAGATGCTCGAGCGACTGCGCGCCGAGCCCTATTACCCCGCCGCGTTCGCGCGGGCCTTTCCGGGCGACCCGGAGCCTTTTACCACCCAGCGCGTGGTTCAAGCGATCAGCGCGTTCGAGCGGACGATGATCTCGGGGCAGTCGCCGTACGACCGCTTTGCCTTCCAGGGCGACAAGAACGCCATTTCCGAATCGGCGAAACGCGGACGCGATCTTTTTTTCTCCGAGACGCTCGAGTGCTTTCATTGCCACGGCAATTTCAATTTTTCCGATTCGATATCGCACTCCGGAAGCGCATTCACCGAAACGATGTTTCACAACACCGGCCTGTACAACATCGACGGCAAAGGCGCGTTTCCGCCGGACAATGTCGGGCTCATGGAAATCTCGCACAAAGATTCCGACATGGGCCGGTTCAAGGCGCCGACCTTGCGCAACATCGCGGTCACGGCACCGTACATGCACGATGGGAGCGTCTCCACCTTGGAAGAAGCGCTCGATCACTATGCTGCAGCAGGTCGTACGATCACCACGGGCCCGTATGCGGGCAATGGTTCCAAGAGTCCGCTCAAGAGCGACCTCGTGGTCGGATTCGTGATTACGGCCGAGCAGAAGGCCGACGTCATTCATTTCCTCGAAAGCCTGACGGACACCGAATTCTTGCATGATCCACGTTTTTCCAATCCGTGGACCGCGGGAGAACGTCCATGA
- a CDS encoding transporter has translation MKRLLVSVLGGALLLLSTRNADACAVCGCGDPTLTAMGAEKPAPFRLRAAVEWRHRTDNIGQERVDQIRLTEDRFDAQLAFAPIDRLYLLLTVPTLRRTVSYVNEAERTRWGLGDIELRAKFFLFQDRDFQPRHLVSVIGGVKLPTAPLQRNDAGKLLPIELQPGTGSVDPIVGLSYAYFANPISFYASVQGTYPTSGTEGFRASPSLRTTTALQYQIVTPLAVRAGIETRTDGKSLEDGSHSRDSGGFIGYGAVEALVSPITDLMLFASFRMPILNALEGYHDEGPMFGAGVALDF, from the coding sequence GTGAAGCGGCTCCTCGTCTCCGTCCTGGGGGGGGCGCTTTTGCTGCTGAGCACGCGCAATGCCGACGCATGCGCCGTGTGCGGCTGCGGCGACCCCACGCTCACGGCGATGGGGGCCGAAAAGCCTGCGCCCTTCCGGCTTCGCGCCGCCGTCGAGTGGCGGCATCGCACGGACAACATCGGCCAAGAGCGGGTCGATCAGATCCGCCTCACCGAGGACCGCTTCGACGCGCAGCTTGCCTTTGCGCCGATCGATCGCCTCTACCTGTTGCTCACCGTGCCGACGTTGCGGCGCACCGTCAGCTACGTCAACGAGGCCGAGCGCACGCGCTGGGGGCTCGGGGACATCGAGTTGCGCGCGAAGTTCTTTCTCTTTCAAGACCGCGACTTCCAGCCGCGCCATCTCGTCTCCGTCATCGGCGGCGTGAAGTTGCCCACGGCGCCGCTCCAGCGCAATGACGCGGGAAAGCTCCTGCCCATCGAGCTGCAGCCGGGCACCGGCTCGGTCGATCCCATCGTGGGCCTCTCGTACGCGTACTTCGCGAATCCCATTTCGTTCTACGCGAGCGTACAAGGCACCTACCCCACGAGCGGCACGGAAGGCTTCCGCGCCAGCCCATCGCTGCGCACCACCACCGCCCTGCAGTACCAAATCGTGACCCCGCTGGCCGTGCGCGCAGGCATCGAAACGCGCACCGACGGCAAGTCGCTCGAGGATGGTTCGCACTCCCGTGATTCGGGCGGGTTCATCGGTTATGGCGCCGTGGAGGCGCTGGTGAGCCCCATCACGGATCTCATGCTATTTGCCTCGTTCCGCATGCCCATCCTCAACGCCCTCGAGGGGTACCACGACGAAGGCCCGATGTTCGGTGCCGGCGTCGCGCTCGACTTCTAG